In a genomic window of Aptenodytes patagonicus chromosome 24, bAptPat1.pri.cur, whole genome shotgun sequence:
- the FER1L5 gene encoding fer-1-like protein 5 encodes MLRLLVASAHIPGATGSGPGVHVSARFRGVPRSTRVVPEECSPTWNETLAWPLGTRPLHPTASLTLRLRHWGQPAPRGDLGATTVSLDRLVADPGLPLALSHVPLLDPRGQPTGCTVTLRCSYVPRGMAGDAAVPLQGRVPPLAVSPGTPHHPGKPPAGRKEDFQVRVRVIEGHQLQGNDIKPVVTVFIGQHRFRTRIRAGNNPYYNEVFCQNFHRTPAQLAAEPIRIQVLDSRATRAEAVIGVFQVRDGASGTGRHAAVRPLSPPLPSPQLDVGTVYHTPGRSLSWKWLSLQHPHRPDTGSRGYLRVSLAVLHAGEPVTEPEEPAGDEDVEANLLQPPPCAATLQLRVYRAEDLPQGGHWLCTRAMPPDANPVWNEVFFFPLRLPPICDEIQLAILSGSRSSKVLGTATLHLSQISSAGAELEEGTPGFLPCFGPSFLPFYGPRPDPARTPSTDTGVAYRGRVLLELSTHMGIPDGRQRDTIAPEDIARVQRHLPRRRFGLCGVFYSATMVPAGPELLRFELSLGNYGDTGDVTCKPAASVTPHGCPLFDGNRYHYLPWYGDKPVAAVTSSWEDAGHRWDALNLLRATCRRLERNVAELRGARGDTRGDVGRRLLRQLAQDCGRALPRLEAQPTPTPLDAHLRAARLHLLRHVAAAAAVPPRAGWDTLLPVAEGWLGRVAALAVEPQVGVPDALLWLLRGERRVACARVPAADLMFSRSGPGACGRLCGRIQTLFLVGSGDIRAQLRLRLWLGRVTDSGDLPRHLEGTLRVYAETYENQTKLLGKWGPRGLLGRPGFSDSAGKAGLPRHRIRPPKGWRWDGPWTVEPQRRLLLDTETNVGEVLEEVYENESRRLGGEWGPAAVASTDASGAAVPPKEEVACPQGWHVTDGWRVDVTGAVDEAGEWVSPLGTLVWHSPEAAAGAEAWEYGSLWGCRFHLRPRVGDVCRRRCWHRRMVPAQPPPVAPLFLLEGSPGTEDPAEEDDPAAAERQPRGSSRTPPQQPVPLILCTFPKPNFFQLRCYIFQALELAARGTKATADPVAHVSFVDVSQSTRALPGTLDPLWDQTLLFHRVLLYGDPRGVRDEPPAVVVEVFDQDRGAAGGFLGRSVCTPDVWLDVGRRRPPRLRRYPLGGPGGPAGELLAAFELLQDVEDGSLARVSTPPWRQGVFSVPLGIRPLLRLVALEVLAWGLRGLRGGVRAPSLEVQCGGRTLRTPTIADLATNPNFPINAFLLMLHLPAEEEYVPPIRLRVLDTRDFGYRPEVGQACVRDLGQYCCQPPGEGQPPGPGTPPPGSAAPWGRIAQAAEEEEDEDEDEDDWWSKFYAAMGDKAKSRRGTNGDRLKIYSCELEAVPEFEGLQDFCQTFPLYQPGGHPAAGEDPVPAGEFKGLFRIYPLPEDPGVPPPPRHFQELPPSQPQKCLVRVYVVRAFDLPPRDRNGLCDPYVRISLGTKTLGQRDQYVPNTLEPVFGRLFEVTGTVPLEKDLRVSLLDYDLLPPDQEVGTTAIDLENRLLSRFRAHCGLPALYRTWVAGPGRWRDQLPPSRALEHFARARGLPAPEFSAEGTTVTFGDHTFLLSHFESGPPRHRHPGAPRERLALHVLHACHLVPEHLETRTLYNSTQPGLEQGKVQMWVDIFPAGLGPPGPPVDITPRKPQRYELRCVVWNTRDVDLGDTNLAGQRMSDIYVTGWLDGLEEQRQRTDVHYRSLRGDGGFNWRFVFSFEYLAAEQLCVLPRKEHFWSLDETVLKVPPKLILQVWDNDKFSADDFLGVLELELTRLPRPAQRPQDCTPTPQGTPQSPWPWRGARVPSRLSLFRQRRARGWWPCTVQEGGKRRLSGKLELTLELLTAKEAEERPAGKGREDPNMYPTLPAPVRPEWSFLWLQAPLRSLRYGVWRQHRCRISLGLALLLLLALLLAFVYAAPGYLAMKLVNPLQSLHLAGGERPAAKP; translated from the exons ATGCTGCGGCTGCTGGTGGCCAGCGCCCACATCCCCGGGGCCACCGGCTCTGGGCCTGGCGTGCACGTGTCTGCCCGCTTCAGAG GCGTCCCCAGGAGCACCCGGGTGGTGCCGGAGGAGTGCAGCCCCACATGGAACGAG acGCTGGCATGGCCACTGGGCACGCGTCCCCTGCACCCCACGGCCAGCCTGACCCTGCGCCTCCGGCACTGGGGCCAGCCGGCGCCCCGGGG GGACCTGGGTGCCACCACGGTGTCACTGGACCGGTTGGTGGCCGATCCCGGGCTGCCGCTGGCCCTCAGCCACGTCCCGCTGCTGGACCCCCGGGGACAGCCCACGGGG TGCACCGTCACCCTCCGCTGCTCCTACGTCCCCCGTGGAATGGCTGGGGACGCCGCGGTCCCCCTGCAAGGACGAGTGCCACCGCTGGCGGTGTCACCGGGGACACCCCACCACCCCGGCAAGCCCCCAGcggggaggaaagaggatttCCAG GTACGGGTGAGGGTCATTGAGGGCCACCAGCTCCAGGGCAATGACATCAAGCCGGTGGTGACGGTCTTCATCGGCCAGCACCGCTTCAGGACCAGGATCCGGGCGGGGAACAACCCCTACTACAACGAG GTGTTTTGCCAAAATTTCCACCGGACGCCCGCCCAGCTGGCAGCGGAGCCCATCCGCAtccag GTTCTGGACTCGCGGGCTACCCGCGCCGAAGCCGTCATCGGCGTCTTCCAGGTGAGGGACGGCGCCTCGGGAACCGGGCGTCACGCCGCGGTTCGGCCGCTCTCACCCCCTTTGCCGTCCCCGCAGCTGGACGTTGGCACCGTCTACCACACGCCGG GACGCAGCTTGAGCTGGAAGTGGCTGAGCCTGCAGCATCCCCATCGCCCCGACACCGGATCCCGGGGGTACCTCCGCGTCAGCCTGGCCGTCCTCCACGCCGGCGAGCCGGTGACA gagCCGGAGGAGCCGGCGGGGGACGAGGACGTGGAGGCCAACCTGCTGCAGCCACCGCCGTGCGCCGCCACGCTCCAGCTCCGCGTCTACCGCGCCGAGGACCTGCCGCAGGGTGGGCActgg CTCTGCACCCGGGCGATGCCCCCCGACGCCAACCCGGTGTGGAACGAGGTCTTCTTCTTCCCCCTGAGG ctGCCCCCCATCTGTGATGAGATCCAGCTGGCCATCCTCAGCGG GTCCCGCAGCAGCAAGGTCCTGGGCACCGCCACCCTCCACCTCTCCCAAATCTCCTCCGCCGGTGCCGAGCTTGAGG AGGGGACCCCCGGCTTCTTACCCTGCTTCGGACCCAGCTTCCTCCCCTTCTACGGTCCCCGGCCGGATCCTGCCAGGACACCCAGCACC GACACCGGGGTGGCTTATCGGGGCCGGGTGCTGCTGGAGCTCAGCACCCACATGGGGATCCCGGACGGGCGCCAACGAGACACCATCGCCCCCGAGGACATCGCCCGGGTGCag CGCCACTTGCCCCGCCGCCGGTTCGGGCTGTGCGGGGTCTTTTATTCGGCCACCATGGTGCCGGCCGGCCCCGAGCTCCTGCGCTTCGAGCTCAGTCTCGGTAATTACGGGGACACGGGCGACGTCACCTGCAAGCCGGCCGCCTCCGTCACCCCGCACGGTTGTCCCCTCTTCGACG GCAACCGCTACCACTACCTGCCGTGGTACGGTGACAAGCCGGTGGCGGCTGTCACCTCATCCTGGGAGGATGCCGGTCACCGGTGGGATGCCCTAAACCTCCTGCGTGCCACGTGCCGGCGGTTG GAGAGGAACGTGGCAGAGCTGCGGGGCGCCCGCGGGGACACCAGGGGGGACGTCGGCAGGAGGCTGCTGCGCCAGCTGGCGCAGGACTGCGG GCGGGCGCTGCCCCGGCTGGAGGCGCAGCCCACCCCCACGCCGCTGGACGCCCACCTCCGGGCCGCCCGTCTTCACCTCCTCCGGcacgtggcggcggcggcggcggtgccacCGAGAGCCGGCTGGGACACGTTGCTGCCGGTGGCCGAGGGCTGGCTGGGACGTGTGGCCGCCCTGGCTGTCGAG CCGCAGGTCGGCGTGCCCGACgcgctgctgtggctgctgcggggggagcggcgggtgGCCTGCGCCCGTGTCCCCGCGGCTGACCTCATGTTCTCCCGGAGCGGCCCCGGCGCCTGCGGCAGGCTCTGCGGCCGGATCCAGACCCTCTTCCTGGTG GGCTCTGGGGACATCCGTGCCCAGCTCCGGCTCCGGCTGTGGCTGGGACGGGTGACCGACAGCGGGGACCTGCCACGGCACCTCGAGGGCACCCTGCGCGTCTACGCCGAGACG tacgAAAACCAGACCAAGCTGCTGGGCAAGTGGGGTccccgggggctgctggggcGCCCCGGTTTCTCCGACAGCGCCGGCAAAGCGGGGCTCCCCCGCCACAGGATCCGGCCCCCCAAGGGCTGGCGCTGGGACGGACCCTGGACCGTGGAGCCCCAGCGGCG gctgctgctggacACGGAGACCAACGTGGGCGAGGTGCTGGAGGAGGTCTACGAGAACGAGAGCCGGCGGCTCGGCGGGGAGTGGGGACCCGCTGCCGTGGCCAGCACCGATGCC AGCGGCGCGGCGGTGCCACCCAAGGAGGAGGTGGCGTGTCCCCAAGGTTGGCACGTCACCGACGGCTGGCGGGTGGACGTGACCGGGGCCGTGGATGAGGCCGGTGAGTGGGTGTCCCCCCTGGGCACCCtggtgtgg CACAGCCCCGAGGCGGCAGCGGGGGCCGAGGCCTGGGAGTACGGGTCCCTCTGGGGCTGCCGCTTCCACCTCCGGCCCCGGGTGGGTGACGTGTGCCGGCGGCGCTGCTGGCACCGGCGCATGGtgcccgcgcagcccccgcccgTGGCACCCCTCTTCCTCCTGGAGGGCTCCCCG GGCACGGAGGACCCGGCCGAGGAGGACGACCCGGCTGCGGCAGAGCGGCAACCACGGGGCTCGTCCCggacccccccccagcagcccgtGCCCCTCATCCTCTGCACCTTCCCGA AGCCCAACTTCTTCCAGCTCCGCTGCTACATCTTCCAGGCGCTGGAGCTGGCAGCCCGCGGCACCAAGGCCACCGCAg ACCCCGTCGCCCACGTCTCCTTCGTGGACGTCAGCCAGAGCACCCGGGCGCTGCCCGGCACCCTGGACCCCCTCTGGGACCAGACGCTGCTTTTTCACCGGGTGCTGCTGTACGGGGACCCCCGGGGTGTCCGAGATGAGCCCCCCGCCGTGGTGGTGGAGGTCTTTGACCAGGACAGAGGG GCTGCCGGTGGTTTCCTGGGGAGGAGTGTGTGCACCCCAGATGTTTGGCTGGACGTGGGGCGCCGGCGGCCCCCCCGGCTTCGGCGTTACCcgctgggggggccgggagggcCGGCCGGGGAGCTGCTGGCCGCCTTTGAGCTGCTGCAGGACGTcgag GACGGGTCCCTGGCGCGGGTCAGCACCCCGCCGTGGAGGCAGGGGGTCTTCAGCGTCCCCCTGGGCATCCGGCCCCTCCTGCGGCTGGTGGCACTGGAG GTGCTGgcgtgggggctgcgggggctacGTGGTGGCGTGAGGGCGCCCAGCCTGGAGGTGCAGTGCGGGGGCCGGACCCTGCGGACCCCCACCATCGCCGACCTCGCCACCAACCCCAATTTCCCCATCAACGCCTTCCTGCTGATGCTG CACCTGCCGGCGGAGGAGGAGTACGTGCCCCCCATCCGGCTGCGGGTGCTGGACACGCGGGATTTCGGGTACCGGCCCGAGGTGGGGCAGGCCTGCGTGCGGGACCTGGGGCAGTACTGCTGCCAGCCCCCCGGCGAggggcagccccccggccccggaACTCCCCCACCTGGCTCCG ccgctCCCTGGGGCAGGATAGCTCAG gctgcagaggaggaggaggatgaagatgaggatgaggatgactGGTGGAGCAAATTCTACGCAGCCATGGGGGACAAGGCAAAGAGCCGGCGGGGGACCAACGGGGACAGACTGAAG ATCTACAGCTGCGAGCTGGAGGCAGTGCCCGAATTCGAGGGGCTGCAGGATTTCTGCCAGACCTTCCCGCTCTACCAGCCGGGGGGCCACCCCGCGGCGGGGGAGGACCCCGTGCCCGCGGGCGAGTTCAAG GGGCTTTTCCGTATCTACCCCCTGCCCGAGGACCCCGGggtgcccccgccgccgcgccacttccaggagctgccccccagccaacccCAAAAGTGCCTGGTGCGGGTCTACGTCGTCCGGGCCTTCGACCTGCCCCCCCGTGACAGGAACGGGCTG tgTGACCCCTACGTCCGCATCTCGCTGGGGACGAAGACGCTGGGCCAGCGGGACCAGTACGTGCCCAACACCCTGGAGCCCGTTTTTGGCAG GCTGTTCGAGGTGACAGGCACCGTCCCGCTGGAGAAGGACCTGCGGGTCTCGCTGCTGGACTACGACCTGCTGCCGCCCGACCAGGAGGTCGGCACCACCGCCATCGACCTGGAGAACCGCCTGCTCTCCCGCTTCCGCGCCCACTGCGGGCTGCCCGCCCTTTACCGCACGTGGGT CGCCGGCCCCGGGCGCTGGAGGGACCAGCTCCCCCCCAGCCGGGCACTGGAGCATTTCGCCCGGGCCCGGGGGCTGCCGGCACCCGAGTTCAGCGCCGAGGGCACCACCGTCACCTTCGGGGACCACACCTTCCTCCTCAGCCACTTCG AGAGTGGccccccccggcaccggcaccccggGGCACCCCGCGAGCGCCTGGCCCTGCACGTGCTCCACGCCTGTCACCTCGTCCCCGAGCACCTCGAGACCCGTACCCTCTACAACAGCACCCAGCCcgggctggagcag GGCAAGGTGCAGATGTGGGTGGACATCTTCCCCGCCGGCCTcgggccccccggcccccccgtcGACATCACCCCCCGCAAGCCCCAGAG GTACGAGCTGCGCTGCGTGGTCTGGAACACGCGGGACGTGGACCTGGGGGACACCAACCTGGCGGGGCAGCGGATGAGCGACATCTACGTCACCGG GTGGCTGGACGGGCTGGAGGAGCAGCGGCAGAGGACGGACGTGCATTACCGCTCGCTGCGGGGGGACGGGGGCTTCAACTGGCGTTTCGTCTTCTCCTTCGAGTATCTGGCAGCCGAGCAGCTCTGCGTCCTGCCCCGGAAG GAGCATTTCTGGAGCCTGGACGAGACGGTGCTGAAGGTGCCCCCCAAGCTCATCCTCCAAGTGTGGGACAACGACAAGTTTTCGGCCGATGATTTCCTGG GCGTCCTGGAGCTGGAGCTCACCAGGCTGCCGCGACCTGCCCAGCGCCCCCAGGACTGCACCCCAACCCCGCAGGGGACCCCCCAAAGCCCCTGGCCCTGGCGGGGGGCGCGGGTCCCCTCCCGGCTCTCCCTTTTCCGGCAGAGACGGGCGAGGGGGTGGTGGCCCTGCACCGTGCAGGAGGGCGGCAAGCGGCGCCTCTCG GGTAAGCTGGAGCTGACCCTGGAGCTGCTGACGGCAAAGGAGGCGGAAGAGCGGCCGGCGGGGAAAGGCCGGGAGGATCCCAACATGTACCCGACGCTGCCGGCGCCCGT GCGGCCGGAGTGGTCCTTCCTGTGGCTGCAGGCGCCGCTGCGCAGCCTGCGCTACGGCGTCTGGCGGCAACACCGCTGCCGGATCAGCCTGGGgctggcgctgctgctgctcctcgcCCTGCTCCTCGCCTTCGTCTACGCCGCCCCG GGTTATTTGGCCATGAAGCTGGTTAACCCTCTCCAGAGCTTGCACCTCGCCGGCGGCGAGCGGCCCGCGGCCAAGCCCTGA